One stretch of Pseudomonas sp. NC02 DNA includes these proteins:
- a CDS encoding response regulator, whose translation MRVLLVEHESEAAEAMGRSLEEASYTVEVAANGMAALRFVESTEYDLVILDVMLPGLNAWKLQQAIRLKGETPMLFLTTPDGIEDRLRGLELHEDDYLLKPFEARALVARVKKVLRRDRGR comes from the coding sequence ATGCGCGTCCTGCTAGTGGAACACGAGTCAGAGGCGGCCGAGGCGATGGGCCGCAGTCTTGAAGAGGCCAGCTACACGGTGGAGGTGGCGGCCAATGGCATGGCGGCCCTGCGCTTTGTGGAAAGCACCGAATACGACCTGGTGATCCTGGATGTGATGCTGCCGGGGCTGAATGCCTGGAAGCTGCAGCAGGCGATCCGGTTGAAGGGTGAGACGCCGATGTTGTTTTTGACCACGCCGGACGGGATTGAAGATCGGCTGCGTGGGCTGGAATTGCATGAGGATGATTATTTGCTCAAGCCGTTTGAAGCCCGGGCGTTGGTGGCGCGGGTGAAGAAAGTGTTGCGGCGGGATCGCGGGCGCTGA